From a single Brassica rapa cultivar Chiifu-401-42 chromosome A01, CAAS_Brap_v3.01, whole genome shotgun sequence genomic region:
- the LOC103853718 gene encoding putative defensin-like protein 157, giving the protein MAKLSCSYFFLFMFVFSVFAVAQETKGDQLCTMIIDGQSYCEITDCRLACYTGYNGVGKCLTNSKAGGKLSCFCTYNC; this is encoded by the exons ATGGCCAAGTTATCGTGTTCGTATTTCTTCTTATTCATGTTTGTGTTTTCag TATTTGCGGTGGCTCAGGAAACTAAGGGAGATCAATTATGTACTATGATCATCGATGGACAAAGTTATTGCGAGATTACGGATTGTCGTCTAGCATGTTATACGGGGTACAATGGAGTTGGAAAATGTCTTACAAATTCCAAAGCTGGTGGAAAACTTAGTTGTTTTTGTACTTATAATTGCTAG
- the LOC117132418 gene encoding uncharacterized protein LOC117132418 — translation MDHNHQDPSTGLLTEEFAEGLQQFMSFASNQPRTLETGKMYCPCPICQNRRFGTVSGVWKHLYSRGFMAGYKVWYSHGETDSMVNFGSASEENNMGGLGEQQGGLDEHIGTVQMVEDRYRVEEPNFEAQKFYDMLDAAKQPLYDGCRDGISPLSAATRMMSIKTDYNLSEDCVDAIAGFVKDILPEDNLSPATYYEIQKLVSGLGLPYQMIDVCIDNCMIYWGRDVDRTSCRFCHKPRFQKTSRKTKIPYKRMWYLPITDRLKRLYQSKHTADAMRWHGEHNSNGEIAHPSDAKAWQHFQSVYPSFASENRNVYLGLSTDGFNPFGSHGRQYSLWPVIVTPYNLPPSLCMKREFLFLTILVPGPAHPKRSLDVYLQPLIHELKMLWAEGVEVYDISARQNFIMRAVLMWTISDFPAYGMLSGWTTHGRLACQPHHLSPIKKGRRYGIGRTSEAISTSSSQLYVSSSSIVQYMERMKTELDEERSKRQAIEEQLRSVTAFISNLYPEQFSATQTQPDSATQSPDDRCF, via the coding sequence ATGGATCACAATCATCAAGATCCATCTACTGGACTTTTGACAGAAGAATTTGCGGAAGGTCTTCAACAATTCATGTCATTTGCGTCAAACCAGCCGAGGACTTTGGAAACGGGTAAGATGTACTGTCCTTGTCCAATTTGTCAAAATCGTAGATTTGGTACAGTTAGTGGTGTATGGAAGCACTTATATAGTAGAGGATTTATGGCGGGTTATAAAGTTTGGTATTCGCATGGTGAAACTGATTCTATGGTGAATTTCGGTAGTGCTAGTGAAGAAAATAACATGGGGGGGTTAGGAGAACAACAAGGTGGCTTAGATGAACATATAGGAACTGTTCAAATGGTTGAAGATAGGTATAGAGTAGAGGAACCAAACTTTGAAGCGCAGAAGTTTTATGATATGTTAGATGCAGCAAAACAACCATTATATGATGGTTGTAGAGATGGTATTTCACCTCTTTCAGCTGCAACAAGGATGATGTCTATTAAAACAGATTATAACTTAAGCGAAGATTGTGTTGATGCGATAGCTGGTTTTGTGAAAGATATATTGCCGGAAGATAACCTTTCACCAGCTACCTATTATGAGATACAAAAGTTAGTTTCAGGGTTGGGTTTGCCCTATCAAATGATAGAtgtttgcatcgacaactgtATGATATACTGGGGAAGGGATGTTGATCGTACTAGTTGTCGATTTTGTCACAAACCACGGTTTCAAAAAACAAGTCGAAAGACTAAAATCCCGTATAAGAGAATGTGGTACTTGCCAATAACAGACCGACTAAAGAGGTTATACCAATCCAAACATACCGCCGATGCTATGAGATGGCATGGTGAACACAACAGCAACGGAGAAATTGCTCATCCATCAGACGCGAAAGCCTGGCAACATTTTCAGTCAGTGTATCCTAGTTTTGCATCTGAGAACAGAAATGTTTACCTTGGATTAAGTACGGATGGATTCAACCCGTTCGGAAGCCATGGGAGACAATATTCTCTTTGGCCAGTTATTGTAACACCATACAATTTACCTCCATCATTGTGCATGAAACGAGAGTTTCTCTTTCTCACAATTCTAGTTCCTGGTCCTGCACATCCTAAAAGATCCCTTGATGTCTATTTGCAACCATTGATTCATGAGTTGAAAATGCTATGGGCCGAAGGAGTTGAAGTGTATGATATATCTGCTAGGCAGAATTTTATAATGCGTGCAGTGCTtatgtggaccataagtgactttcccgCATACGgaatgttatctggatggacaacacaTGGAAGATTAGCGTGTCAACCTCATCATCTCAGCCCTATTAAGAAGGGTCGTCGGTATGGTATCGGTCGTACCTCTGAAGCTATCTCAACCTCATCATCTCAGCTCTATGTTTCTTCCTCGAGTATTGTTCAGTACATGGAGCGGATGAAGAcggagcttgatgaagagcggtCAAAACGTCAAGCTATTGAGGAACAGCTTCGTAGCGTGACCGCTTTCATTTCCAACCTTTACCCCGAGCAGTTCTCTGCAACTCAAACCCAGCCGGACTCTGCAACCCAAAGCCCCGACGATCGATGTTTCTAG
- the LOC103853748 gene encoding acid phosphatase 1: protein MACSHNNTIWFFILVLFTVLISPVISSRVSSLMKLPVIVESLSSVDSYCDSWRLAVETNNAVKWKVVPSKCVSYLETYYSKGQFDKDYSLVASYALAFAKTVKMGGDGKDAWVFDVDETLLSNLEYYKTHIYGAEPFNSKEFSEWVVQGTTPGYDASLKLYEDLKKLGFTIILLTGRDEAQRSVTEKNLKDAGYSGWDQLLLRGQEDQGKAATEYKSEQRSRMVKKGFKLHGNTGDQWSDLQGFAVADRSFKVPNPLYYIA, encoded by the exons ATGGCTTGTTCTCATAACAATACTATTTGGTTCTTTATTCTCGTGTTATTCACCGTCTTAATCAGTCCGGTCATCTCTTCTCGCGTCTCATCACTCATGAAGCTACCGGTCATCGTAGAGTCTCTTTCTTCCGTTGACTCCTACTGCGATAGCTGGAGATTGGCCGTCGAGACCAACAATGCCGTAAAATGGAAGGTGGTTCCATCCAAATGCGTTAGCTATCTTGAAACCTATTACAGCAAAGGCCAGTTCGACAAGGACTACAGTTTAGTCGCTAGTTACGCGCTCGCCTTTGCTAAAACGGTCAAGATGGGCGGAGATGGTAAGGACGCATGGGTCTTCGACGTCGATGAGACGCTTCTCTCGAACCTCGAGTACTACAAGACTCACATTTACGG GGCTGAGCCATTCAACTCGAAAGAGTTTAGTGAGTGGGTGGTACAAGGTACAACCCCAGGTTATGACGCGAGCTTGAAACTGTATGAAGATCTGAAGAAACTTGGTTTCACTATCATTCTGCTAACGGGCCGAGACGAGGCCCAGAGGAGTGTCACCGAGAAAAATCTCAAGGACGCCGGTTATTCCGGTTGGGATCAGCTCCTTTTGAG GGGTCAAGAAGATCAAGGGAAAGCAGCTACAGAGTACAAATCAGAGCAGCGATCAAGAATGGTTAAGAAAGGCTTCAAACTCCATGGAAATACTGGCGATCAATGGAGTGACCTGCAAGGTTTTGCCGTGGCTGATCGTTCTTTCAAAGTTCCAAATCCATTATACTACATTGCTTGA
- the LOC103853758 gene encoding NAC domain-containing protein 75 isoform X3 has product MKSHPLIDEFIPTIEGEDGICYTHPEKLPGVTRDGLSRHFFHRPSKAYTTGTRKRRKIQTECDNSMHGSSSSGETRWHKTGKTRPVMVNGKQKGCKKILVLYTNFGKNRKPEKTNWVMHQYHLGTHEEEREGELVVSKIFYQTQPRQCNWSSSTSSLNAIGGGGGEANSGGGGEANKMRRGSGTTSGGSCSSSREIMNVNPTNRSDEVGGVGGGAMAVAAAAAAVVAGLPSYAMDQLSFLPFMKSFDEVARRETLHTGQATCDDVMAEQLRHRHQASPSSTSSHHVAHHHHQHHHQQQQRYHAFNISQPTHPISTIISPSTSLHHAPVNILDDNPYRVHRILLPNENYQAHQQQQDQERDEQHNDGKMGGRSASGLEELIMGCSSSNTHHDVKDGSSSMGNQQEAEWLKYSTTFWPAPDSSDNQDHHG; this is encoded by the exons ATGAAATCTCACCCTCTAATTGACGAATTCATCCCCACCATTGAAGGCGAAGACGGCATTTGTTACACGCATCCCGAGAAACTTCCCG GAGTGACTAGAGATGGTTTAAGCAGACACTTTTTTCATAGACCCTCAAAGGCTTATACGACGGGAACAAGAAAGCGAAGAAAGATTCAAACGGAATGTGACAATAGTATGCATGGAAGTAGTAGTTCCGGGGAGACGAGGTGGCATAAGACCGGCAAGACAAGACCGGTTATGGTAAACGGTAAGCAAAAAGGTTGTAaaaagattttggttttgtataCCAATTTTGGTAAGAATCGAAAACCGGAGAAAACCAATTGGGTAATGCATCAATATCACTTGGGGACACAtgaggaagagagagaaggagagctTGTTGTGTCTAAGATCTTTTATCAGACTCAGCCTAGGCAATGCAATTGGTCGTCATCTACGTCAAGTCTGAACGCTATAGGTGGTGGAGGCGGTGAAGCGAATAGTGGTGGAGGCGGTGAAGCGAATAAGATGAGGAGAGGTAGTGGCACTACCAGTGGTGGGAGTTGTTCCTCGTCTAGAGAGATTATGAATGTTAATCCTACAAATCGATCTGATGAAGTAGGTGGTGTTGGTGGTGGCGCTATGGCTGTAGCGGCTGCTGCGGCGGCGGTTGTGGCTGGTCTCCCGAGTTATGCAATGGATCAACTAAGCTTTCTTCCTTTTATGAAGAGCTTCGATGAG gTGGCGAGGAGGGAAACTCTTCACACCGGGCAAGCTACATGTGATGATGTTATGGCAGAACAACTTCGTCATCGTCATcaagcatcaccatcatcaacatcatcaCATCATGTGGCTCATCACCATCATCAGCATCACCATCAGCAACAACAACGGTATCATGCATTCAACATAAGCCAGCCTACACATCCAATATCAACCATCATTTCTCCATCTACATCGCTTCACCATGCCCCCGTTAATATCCTTGACGATAATCCTTATCGTGTTCATAGAATTTTGCTCCCTAATGAAAATTACCAG gcacaccaacaacaacaagaccAAGAAAGAGACGAGCAACACAATGATGGGAAGATGGGAGGAAGGTCAGCTTCTGGATTGGAAGAACTCATAATGGGCTGCTCTTCTTCGAACACTCATCATGATGTAAAAGAT GGATCATCATCAATGGGGAACCAACAAGAAGCAGAATGGTTGAAGTACTCAACAACATTTTGGCCAGCCCCTGACTCTTCTGATAATCAAGATCATCACGGGTAA
- the LOC103853758 gene encoding NAC domain-containing protein 75 isoform X1, whose amino-acid sequence MNKSNPAGSVTGSDIIDAKIEEHQLCGSNKCPSCGHKLEGKPQNWVGLPAGVKFDPTDQELIEHLEAKVLVKEMKSHPLIDEFIPTIEGEDGICYTHPEKLPGVTRDGLSRHFFHRPSKAYTTGTRKRRKIQTECDNSMHGSSSSGETRWHKTGKTRPVMVNGKQKGCKKILVLYTNFGKNRKPEKTNWVMHQYHLGTHEEEREGELVVSKIFYQTQPRQCNWSSSTSSLNAIGGGGGEANSGGGGEANKMRRGSGTTSGGSCSSSREIMNVNPTNRSDEVGGVGGGAMAVAAAAAAVVAGLPSYAMDQLSFLPFMKSFDEVARRETLHTGQATCDDVMAEQLRHRHQASPSSTSSHHVAHHHHQHHHQQQQRYHAFNISQPTHPISTIISPSTSLHHAPVNILDDNPYRVHRILLPNENYQAHQQQQDQERDEQHNDGKMGGRSASGLEELIMGCSSSNTHHDVKDGSSSMGNQQEAEWLKYSTTFWPAPDSSDNQDHHG is encoded by the exons ATGAACAAGAGTAATCCTGCTGGCTCAGTTACCGGTTCAGATATAATTGACGCAAAGATCGAAGAGCATCAACTTTGTGGATCCAATAAGTGTCCCAGCTGCGGCCACAAGCTCGAGGGCAAACCA CAGAATTGGGTTGGTTTACCCGCAGGAGTGAAATTTGACCCAACGGATCAAGAGTTGATAGAACATTTAGAGGCAAAAGTATTAGTTAAAGAAATGAAATCTCACCCTCTAATTGACGAATTCATCCCCACCATTGAAGGCGAAGACGGCATTTGTTACACGCATCCCGAGAAACTTCCCG GAGTGACTAGAGATGGTTTAAGCAGACACTTTTTTCATAGACCCTCAAAGGCTTATACGACGGGAACAAGAAAGCGAAGAAAGATTCAAACGGAATGTGACAATAGTATGCATGGAAGTAGTAGTTCCGGGGAGACGAGGTGGCATAAGACCGGCAAGACAAGACCGGTTATGGTAAACGGTAAGCAAAAAGGTTGTAaaaagattttggttttgtataCCAATTTTGGTAAGAATCGAAAACCGGAGAAAACCAATTGGGTAATGCATCAATATCACTTGGGGACACAtgaggaagagagagaaggagagctTGTTGTGTCTAAGATCTTTTATCAGACTCAGCCTAGGCAATGCAATTGGTCGTCATCTACGTCAAGTCTGAACGCTATAGGTGGTGGAGGCGGTGAAGCGAATAGTGGTGGAGGCGGTGAAGCGAATAAGATGAGGAGAGGTAGTGGCACTACCAGTGGTGGGAGTTGTTCCTCGTCTAGAGAGATTATGAATGTTAATCCTACAAATCGATCTGATGAAGTAGGTGGTGTTGGTGGTGGCGCTATGGCTGTAGCGGCTGCTGCGGCGGCGGTTGTGGCTGGTCTCCCGAGTTATGCAATGGATCAACTAAGCTTTCTTCCTTTTATGAAGAGCTTCGATGAG gTGGCGAGGAGGGAAACTCTTCACACCGGGCAAGCTACATGTGATGATGTTATGGCAGAACAACTTCGTCATCGTCATcaagcatcaccatcatcaacatcatcaCATCATGTGGCTCATCACCATCATCAGCATCACCATCAGCAACAACAACGGTATCATGCATTCAACATAAGCCAGCCTACACATCCAATATCAACCATCATTTCTCCATCTACATCGCTTCACCATGCCCCCGTTAATATCCTTGACGATAATCCTTATCGTGTTCATAGAATTTTGCTCCCTAATGAAAATTACCAG gcacaccaacaacaacaagaccAAGAAAGAGACGAGCAACACAATGATGGGAAGATGGGAGGAAGGTCAGCTTCTGGATTGGAAGAACTCATAATGGGCTGCTCTTCTTCGAACACTCATCATGATGTAAAAGAT GGATCATCATCAATGGGGAACCAACAAGAAGCAGAATGGTTGAAGTACTCAACAACATTTTGGCCAGCCCCTGACTCTTCTGATAATCAAGATCATCACGGGTAA
- the LOC103853758 gene encoding NAC domain-containing protein 75 isoform X2, whose product MNKSNPAGSVTGSDIIDAKIEEHQLCGSNKCPSCGHKLEGKPNWVGLPAGVKFDPTDQELIEHLEAKVLVKEMKSHPLIDEFIPTIEGEDGICYTHPEKLPGVTRDGLSRHFFHRPSKAYTTGTRKRRKIQTECDNSMHGSSSSGETRWHKTGKTRPVMVNGKQKGCKKILVLYTNFGKNRKPEKTNWVMHQYHLGTHEEEREGELVVSKIFYQTQPRQCNWSSSTSSLNAIGGGGGEANSGGGGEANKMRRGSGTTSGGSCSSSREIMNVNPTNRSDEVGGVGGGAMAVAAAAAAVVAGLPSYAMDQLSFLPFMKSFDEVARRETLHTGQATCDDVMAEQLRHRHQASPSSTSSHHVAHHHHQHHHQQQQRYHAFNISQPTHPISTIISPSTSLHHAPVNILDDNPYRVHRILLPNENYQAHQQQQDQERDEQHNDGKMGGRSASGLEELIMGCSSSNTHHDVKDGSSSMGNQQEAEWLKYSTTFWPAPDSSDNQDHHG is encoded by the exons ATGAACAAGAGTAATCCTGCTGGCTCAGTTACCGGTTCAGATATAATTGACGCAAAGATCGAAGAGCATCAACTTTGTGGATCCAATAAGTGTCCCAGCTGCGGCCACAAGCTCGAGGGCAAACCA AATTGGGTTGGTTTACCCGCAGGAGTGAAATTTGACCCAACGGATCAAGAGTTGATAGAACATTTAGAGGCAAAAGTATTAGTTAAAGAAATGAAATCTCACCCTCTAATTGACGAATTCATCCCCACCATTGAAGGCGAAGACGGCATTTGTTACACGCATCCCGAGAAACTTCCCG GAGTGACTAGAGATGGTTTAAGCAGACACTTTTTTCATAGACCCTCAAAGGCTTATACGACGGGAACAAGAAAGCGAAGAAAGATTCAAACGGAATGTGACAATAGTATGCATGGAAGTAGTAGTTCCGGGGAGACGAGGTGGCATAAGACCGGCAAGACAAGACCGGTTATGGTAAACGGTAAGCAAAAAGGTTGTAaaaagattttggttttgtataCCAATTTTGGTAAGAATCGAAAACCGGAGAAAACCAATTGGGTAATGCATCAATATCACTTGGGGACACAtgaggaagagagagaaggagagctTGTTGTGTCTAAGATCTTTTATCAGACTCAGCCTAGGCAATGCAATTGGTCGTCATCTACGTCAAGTCTGAACGCTATAGGTGGTGGAGGCGGTGAAGCGAATAGTGGTGGAGGCGGTGAAGCGAATAAGATGAGGAGAGGTAGTGGCACTACCAGTGGTGGGAGTTGTTCCTCGTCTAGAGAGATTATGAATGTTAATCCTACAAATCGATCTGATGAAGTAGGTGGTGTTGGTGGTGGCGCTATGGCTGTAGCGGCTGCTGCGGCGGCGGTTGTGGCTGGTCTCCCGAGTTATGCAATGGATCAACTAAGCTTTCTTCCTTTTATGAAGAGCTTCGATGAG gTGGCGAGGAGGGAAACTCTTCACACCGGGCAAGCTACATGTGATGATGTTATGGCAGAACAACTTCGTCATCGTCATcaagcatcaccatcatcaacatcatcaCATCATGTGGCTCATCACCATCATCAGCATCACCATCAGCAACAACAACGGTATCATGCATTCAACATAAGCCAGCCTACACATCCAATATCAACCATCATTTCTCCATCTACATCGCTTCACCATGCCCCCGTTAATATCCTTGACGATAATCCTTATCGTGTTCATAGAATTTTGCTCCCTAATGAAAATTACCAG gcacaccaacaacaacaagaccAAGAAAGAGACGAGCAACACAATGATGGGAAGATGGGAGGAAGGTCAGCTTCTGGATTGGAAGAACTCATAATGGGCTGCTCTTCTTCGAACACTCATCATGATGTAAAAGAT GGATCATCATCAATGGGGAACCAACAAGAAGCAGAATGGTTGAAGTACTCAACAACATTTTGGCCAGCCCCTGACTCTTCTGATAATCAAGATCATCACGGGTAA
- the LOC103853791 gene encoding ATP-dependent 6-phosphofructokinase 1 yields the protein MATSALNSDKKIVTGPAGYVLEDVPHFSDYIPNPPTYPNPLQDNAAYSVVKQYFVDEDDTVPQKIVVHPDSPRGTHFRRAGPRQRVYFDSDDVVACIVTCGGLCPGLNTVIREIVCGLSYMYGVKKILGIEGGYRGFYARNTIDLDLKTVNDIHKRGGTILGTSRGGHDTTKIVDSIQDRGINQVYIIGGDGSQKGAAVIFEEIRRRGLKVAVAGIPKTIDNDIPIIDRSFGFDTAVEEAQRAINAAHVEATSFENGIGLVKLMGRYSGFIAMYATLASRDVDCCLIPESPFFLEGKGGLFEFIGKRLKENGHMVIVIAEGAGQDLLAESNEQSTTLKDASGNKLLQDVGLWISQRIKDHFAKKMTLNLKYIDPTYMIRAVPSNASDNVCCTLLAQSAVHGVMAGYNGFTVGLVNGRHTYIPFYRITEKQNKVVITDRMWARLLSSTNQPSFMKHDDIHEPNHSGGEAGAMNW from the exons ATGGCAACCTCTGCCTTAAACTCCGACAAAAAGATCGTCACCGGTCCAGCCGGTTACGTTCTCGAAGACGTCCCTCATTTCTCCGATTACATCCCAAACCCTCCT ACATATCCAAATCCATTACAGGACAACGCTGCTTACTCTGTTGTTAA GCAGTACTTTGTTGATGAGGATGACACAGTTCCTCAAAAG ATAGTTGTTCATCCTGATAGTCCAAGAGGAACACATTTCAGGCGAGCAGGACCTCGTCAGAGGGTTTACTTTGATTCGGATGATGTAGTTGCTTGCATTGTTACATGCGGTGGCCTGTGTCCAGGGCTTAATACTGTGATCAGAGAGATTGTTTGTGGATTATCTTACATGTATGGTGTCAAGAAAATCCTCGGAATCGAG GGAGGTTACAGAGGATTCTACGCAAGGAACACGATCGATTTGGACTTAAAAACAGTGAATGATATTCATAAACGTGGTGGAACCATCCTCGGGACTTCAAGAGGTGGTCACGACACTACCAAGATAGTTGATAGTATTCAAGATCGTGGGATTAACCAGGTTTATATAATCGGTGGAGATGGATCACAGAAAGGAGCTGCTGTAATATTCGAG GAGATTAGGAGACGTGGACTCAAAGTTGCTGTTGCTGGGATCCCCAAAACAATCGACAATGACATCCCT ATTATAGATAGATCGTTTGGGTTTGACACAGCTGTAGAAGAGGCTCAACGTGCTATCAATGCAGCTCATGTGGAAGCTACAAGCTTTGAGAATGGTATTGGTCTTGTCAAGTTAATGGGACGTTATAGTG GATTCATTGCGATGTATGCAACACTAGCGAGCAGAGATGTGGACTGTTGCTTGATCCCGGAGTCTCCATTTTTTCTTGAAGGCAAAGGCGGTCTTTTCGAGTTTATAGGCAAACGTCTAAAGGAGAATGGTCACATGGTGATTGTGATTGCAGAAGGCGCTGGACAAGATCTGTTGGCTGAAAGCAATGAACAGTCCACAACTCTCAAAGATGCCTCTGGGAACAAGCTTTTACAGGACGTTGGCCTATGGATCTCCCAACGGATCAAG GATCATTTTGCCAAGAAGATGACCCTAAACCTCAAATACATAG ATCCAACTTACATGATAAGGGCTGTTCCGAGCAATGCATCAGACAATGTATGCTGCACGCTATTAGCTCAAAGCGCGGTTCATGGAGTGATGGCTGGTTACAATGGCTTCACCGTTGGCCTTGTCAATGGCAGACATACTTACATTCCCTTCTAC AGGATCACTGAGAAACAGAACAAGGTGGTGATCACTGACAGAATGTGGGCGAGGCTTTTGTCTTCAACAAACCAGCCTAGTTTCATGAAGCACGATGATATTCACGAACCAAACCATTCGGGTGGTGAAGCAGGTGCCATGAATTGGTGA
- the LOC103853781 gene encoding glutathione hydrolase 3: MGQKILADPLLETNQVTVGETKKQRSNLTVTLSLVLFLCLGTSGFYCFTDNITVWLSNLATNDHSLSHGIHGDAIESENGVVAADDGRCSEIGASFLRKGGHAVDAAVATTLCVGVVNPMASGIGGGSFLIVSSSEDSKAEAFDMRETAPLAAFKDMYKNDANAKSTGALSMGVPGELAGLHEAWKRYGRLPWKPLFKPAIKLAREGFIVAPYLGRAISTHSSKILKDKGLRSIFSRNGQVLKPGDTCYNRELARSLETISELGPEGFYNGTVGEKLVSDVKMAGGIITMDDLRSYKVRVTDAMAVDVMGYTIHGMPPPSSGTVGFPMVINILDSYSELYTASGSDLGLHRLIEAMKHMLAARMDLGDPEFVNVTNAMNQMLSKPRAEEIRKRILDNTTFPPEYYLSRWSQLRDQGTSHFCIVDGDRNSVSLTSTVNYPFGAGVLSTSTGILLNNEMDDFSVPEITPDDLPPAPTNFIVPNKRPLSSMTPLVITKEGELVAVVGGSGGTNIIAAVIQVFLNCFVMKMKPLEAVASARVYHKLIPNVVRYENFTAINGDHIGVTKDSKMFLEEKGHELEEMSSGGAIVQLIVQSFKEDEDKEIVTDFGRKLGRDFIKKPKPFKGLLTAVSDPRKDGKPAAV; the protein is encoded by the exons ATGGGTCAGAAGATCCTCGCCGATCCTCTTCTAGAGACCAACCAAGTAACTGTCGGAGAAACCAAGAAACAGAGAAGTAACCTAACCGTTACTCTTTCTCTGGTTTTGTTTCTATGTCTGGGAACTTCAG GTTTTTACTGCTTTACTGACAACATAACAGTCTGGTTGTCAAATCTTGCAACCAATGACCACAGTCTTAGCCATGGAATCCATGGTGACGCGATCGAATCAGAGAACGGTGTTGTCGCAGCTGACGACGGTCGGTGCTCTGAGATTGGCGCTTCTTTCCTCAGAAAAGGCGGTCACGCCGTGGACGCCGCCGTAGCTACTACCTTATGCGTCGGTGTTGTTAATCCGATGGCTAGTGGCATCGGTGGTGGATCGTTCTTGATCGTTAGCTCGTCGGAAGATTCCAAAGCTGAGGCTTTTGACATGAGAGAAACGGCTCCATTAGCTGCTTTTAAG GATATGTACAAGAACGATGCGAATGCAAAATCCACCGGAGCATTGTCAATGGGAGTTCCCGGAGAGCTAGCAGGACTTCACGAGGCTTGGAAACGTTACGGACGTCTTCCATGGAAACCACTATTCAAGCCAGCAATCAAGCTAGCACGAGAAGGTTTCATCGTAGCTCCATATCTAGGACGTGCCATATCAACCCACTCTTCTAAGATACTCAAAGACAAAGGCCTACGAAGCATCTTCTCAAGAAACGGACAAGTTTTGAAACCAGGAGACACTTGCTATAACCGGGAGCTAGCTCGGAGCCTAGAGACGATCTCCGAGCTAGGTCCTGAGGGGTTCTACAACGGGACAGTAGGGGAGAAGCTTGTCAGCGACGTGAAAATGGCGGGAGGGATCATAACGATGGATGACCTAAGAAGCTATAAAGTTCGAGTAACGGATGCAATGGCCGTGGACGTTATGGGCTACACTATTCATGGAATGCCACCTCCTTCGAGCGGAACAGTTGGTTTCCCGATGGTTATCAACATCTTAGACAGCTACTCGGAGTTATACACTGCTTCGGGAAGTGATCTTGGTTTGCACCGTTTGATAGAAGCGATGAAACATATGTTAGCTGCTCGTATGGATCTTGGAGACCCTGAGTTTGTCAACGTAACAAACGCTATGAACCAAATGCTCTCTAAGCCACGTGCTGAGGAGATAAGGAAGAGGATCTTGGACAACACTACGTTCCCTCCCGAGTATTATTTGAGCCGTTGGAGCCAGCTTAGAGACCAAGGGACGAGTCATTTCTGCATTGTGGATGGGGATAGAAACAGTGTGTCTTTGACATCGACAGTGAACTACCCTTTTGGCGCTGGAGTTTTGTCTACTTCCACGGGGATTTTGCTAAACAACGAGATGGATGATTTCTCTGTACCGGAGATCACTCCTGATGATCTCCCTCCTGCGCCTACTAACTTCATTGTGCCAAACAAAAGACCGTTGTCTTCCATGACACCTCTTGTTATCACCAAG GAGGGTGAGTTGGTGGCGGTGGTTGGAGGAAGTGGAGGAACGAATATAATTGCGGCGGTGATTCAAGTTTTCCTTAACTGCTTTGTGATGAAGATGAAGCCTTTAGAAGCTGTAGCGAGTGCAAGAGTTTACCATAAG TTAATACCTAATGTTGTTCGATATGAAAACTTCACTGCAATTAATGGGGATCACATAGGAGTTACCAAAGACAGCAAGATGTTTCTGGAAGAGAAGGGACATGAACTGGAGGAGATGTCGTCAGGTGGAGCTATTGTTCAACTTATTGTTCAGAGTTTCAAGGAAGATGAAGATAAAGAGATAGTCACTGACTTTGGAAGGAAACTTGGTAGAGATTTTATTAAGAAACCAAAACCATTCAAGGGATTACTCACTGCAGTTAGTGATCCTCGTAAAGATGGGAAGCCAGCTGCAGTTTGA